A stretch of Blautia liquoris DNA encodes these proteins:
- a CDS encoding response regulator transcription factor, producing MAKRVLVVDDEKLIVKGIRFSLEQEGMEVSAAYDGEEALTMARENEYDIILLDIMLPKLNGLEVCQQIREFSNVPIVMLTAKGEDMDKILGLEYGADDYITKPFNILEVKARIKAIMRRTNGKQAKEEQSNIIKARDLRLDCDSRRVFIGEKEVNLTAKEFDVLQLLINNPNKVYSRENLLNIVWGYEYPGDVRTVDVHIRRLREKIEPNPSDPKYVQTKWGVGYYFQG from the coding sequence ATGGCGAAGAGAGTACTGGTTGTTGATGATGAAAAACTTATTGTGAAGGGGATTCGGTTCAGCCTTGAGCAGGAAGGCATGGAAGTATCTGCTGCCTATGATGGGGAAGAGGCCCTGACTATGGCTCGTGAAAATGAATACGATATCATATTACTTGATATTATGCTGCCTAAATTAAACGGACTTGAGGTTTGTCAGCAGATTCGTGAATTTTCCAATGTGCCGATTGTTATGCTCACGGCAAAAGGAGAGGACATGGATAAGATTCTGGGACTTGAATATGGTGCAGATGATTATATTACAAAACCTTTTAATATCTTGGAGGTAAAGGCTAGAATTAAGGCAATCATGCGAAGGACCAACGGAAAGCAGGCGAAGGAAGAACAGAGTAATATTATAAAGGCCAGAGACCTCAGATTGGACTGTGACAGCCGTCGTGTATTCATCGGTGAGAAAGAGGTGAATCTGACGGCGAAGGAATTTGATGTGCTTCAGCTTCTGATCAACAACCCTAATAAAGTTTACAGTCGTGAAAATCTTTTGAATATCGTATGGGGTTACGAATATCCGGGTGATGTCAGGACTGTGGACGTACATATCCGTCGTCTTCGTGAAAAAATAGAGCCTAATCCGAGCGATCCGAAATATGTGCAGACGAAATGGGGCGTGGGTTATTATTTCCAGGGATAA
- a CDS encoding sensor histidine kinase: protein MCRRNGAWVIISRDKLKKKFKFLRSLRFRITIILVIIGIIPAVIIENGIVKSYEDRAVTTRIATIKNQTDIICNQLVKLGYMENPSNTVINGELSLLTNIYGGRILVINNDFKVIKDTYDLEWGKMMVSSEVIRCFNGEDASQYDSKNNYIEMTVGIQNPETKELQGVMLISFSTMEIRSGMDNLEQKGLFLLVIIMLVVLILGYVLSGYLMQPFQKITHAIEDVTDGYLEESISVPNYLETELITNAFNKMLQRMRSVDESRQEFVSNVSHELKTPLASMKVLADSLNSQEDVPIEIYQEFMQDITEEIDRENQIITDLLSLVRLDKKASGLNIEVININELLELVVKRLKPIAAKADVELIVDSFRPVNAEIDKTKLTLAFSNLVENAIKYNNPGGWVRVSLNADHKYFYVTVADSGIGIPNDSLDQIFERFYRVDKSHSREIGGTGLGLAITRRVIVMHRGAIKVYSKENEGTTFSVRIPINYVA, encoded by the coding sequence ATGTGCAGACGAAATGGGGCGTGGGTTATTATTTCCAGGGATAAGTTAAAGAAAAAATTTAAGTTTTTAAGGAGCCTCAGATTTCGTATTACGATTATTCTGGTTATTATCGGGATTATCCCCGCCGTCATCATAGAAAATGGTATTGTGAAAAGTTATGAGGACCGGGCAGTGACTACCAGAATTGCCACAATCAAGAATCAGACCGATATCATATGTAATCAGCTTGTGAAACTGGGGTATATGGAGAATCCCTCCAACACTGTGATCAATGGCGAACTCAGTCTCCTCACGAATATATACGGCGGCAGGATTCTTGTTATCAACAACGATTTTAAAGTGATCAAGGACACCTACGATCTTGAATGGGGCAAAATGATGGTGTCATCTGAGGTTATAAGATGTTTTAACGGTGAAGATGCAAGTCAGTATGACAGTAAGAATAATTATATTGAGATGACAGTCGGCATTCAGAACCCGGAGACAAAAGAACTTCAGGGAGTGATGTTGATCAGCTTTTCAACGATGGAGATACGTTCTGGCATGGATAATCTGGAACAGAAAGGCTTATTTCTGCTCGTGATTATCATGCTTGTTGTTCTAATTTTGGGGTATGTCCTGTCAGGATATCTGATGCAGCCGTTCCAAAAGATCACACATGCAATTGAAGATGTCACAGATGGATATCTGGAGGAGAGTATCTCTGTACCGAATTATCTTGAGACGGAACTGATCACGAATGCATTTAACAAGATGCTTCAGAGGATGCGCTCTGTCGATGAATCTCGTCAGGAATTCGTGTCGAATGTCTCTCATGAACTCAAGACGCCGCTTGCGTCCATGAAGGTGCTTGCGGATTCCCTGAATTCTCAGGAAGATGTACCGATTGAGATCTATCAGGAATTTATGCAGGACATTACAGAAGAAATCGACAGAGAAAATCAAATCATTACAGATCTGCTCTCGCTCGTCAGGCTTGATAAAAAGGCCTCCGGATTGAATATTGAGGTAATCAATATCAATGAGCTTTTGGAACTGGTGGTAAAACGATTAAAACCAATCGCGGCGAAGGCAGATGTCGAACTAATTGTAGACAGCTTCCGTCCGGTAAATGCGGAGATTGATAAGACGAAACTTACGCTTGCATTCTCTAATCTTGTGGAAAATGCAATCAAATACAATAATCCCGGAGGATGGGTCAGAGTATCGTTAAATGCCGACCACAAGTACTTCTATGTTACGGTTGCAGATTCGGGAATTGGAATTCCAAATGATTCACTGGATCAGATCTTCGAACGTTTTTACAGAGTTGATAAGTCACATTCCCGTGAAATTGGCGGAACAGGTCTTGGACTTGCCATAACCAGGAGAGTCATCGTAATGCATCGGGGTGCGATTAAAGTCTACAGCAAAGAGAATGAAGGCACCACTTTCTCAGTGAGAATACCGATCAACTACGTAGCATAG